The sequence below is a genomic window from Sulfuracidifex metallicus DSM 6482 = JCM 9184.
CTACATGAGCAATTCTTGGCTAATTATCAAAAAGGCTCATGAGAGAGGTTTACTTAGACGTGGAGTCTCCGTTCTTCATTGGTGTCCTAGATGTGAAACTACTCTCTCTGATTATGAAGTTTCAGAGTATAAGGACATAGAAGATCCATCAATATATGTTAAATTTAAGATAAAAGGAGAAAATAATAAATTTCTACTAATCTGGACTACTACACCTTGGACTATTCCATCCAATGTTTTTGTAATGATAAATAAGGATTACGATTATGTAGACGTTAAGGTTGACAATGAGATTTATGTAATAGCTAAAGCAAGGGTAAGCCAAGTAATGAAGGAGGCTGGAATAGATAAGTATGAAATAATATCTGAATATAAGGGTGAAAAATTAATTGGTACTACGTATGAACATCCTTTGAAAGATTTCTTAGATTTTCAAAGAAAGTACGAAGAATATCATAAGGTAGTTGACGCTGGGGATATAGTTACATTAGAAGACGGTACTGGCTTAGTACATTCTGCACCAGGTCATGGTGAAGAGGACTTCCTTATTGGGTCTAAAAATGGTATGCCAGTTATTATGTTCGTCGACGACCAAGGAAAATTCACTGGGGCTGTAGAAAGATATAAGGGCAAGTACGTCAGGGATGCCTCCGAGGAGATAATTAGAGATTTAAAAGAACGTAGATCGCTCTTCTATTCGTCAAAGATAGTACATAGGTATCCAATATGTTGGAGATGCAAGACTCCGTTAATTCTTAGGGCAATAGATCAGTGGTTTATAAAAGTAACTGAGTTAAAATCTGAGATGTTAGATCAAATAGATAAAGTAAAATGGATACCTGAATGGGGTAAGGTGAGAATAGGAAATATGGTCAAAGATCTTAGAGATTGGGTAGTGAGTAGACAACGTTTCTGGGGAACTCCTCTTCCAATTTGGATATGCTCTAAGTGTGGTAATGTTATTGTTGTAGGAAGTAAGGAAGAGCTGAAGGAAATTGCTCTGAATGATATACCTGATGATTTGCATAGACCATGGATAGACAAGGTAGTTGTTAAGTGTAATAAATGTGGATCCGAATCCTATAGAATTCCAGATGTAGCTGACGTGTGGTTTGACAGCGGTGTAGCGTTCTATGCAAGTCTAGGACATAATTGGAGCGAAGTCTGGAAGGAGGCAGGACCAGTAGATTTAGTCCTAGAGGGTCATGATCAACTAAGAGGATGGTTCTTCAGCCTCCTTAGAGCAGGCATGATACTTCTGAATAGATCTCCATACGAATCAGTTCTAGTACATGGCTTCATGTTGGACGAACAAGGAAGAGAAATGCACAAGAGTCTAGGAAACTATGTAGAACCATCTGTGGTTATAGAAAAGTATGGAAGAGATGTATTGAGATTATGGTTACTTAAGAACACAACTTGGGAGGATGCTAAGTTTTCATGGAACTCTATGGATTTGATTAAAAGGGAGTTACAGATTATATGGAACGTATTTGTGTTTTCCTCTACCTACATGTCAATAGATGAATATGATCCAGCTAAGTACTCCTTGGATAATGTTAGGCAATGGATGGATATTTCTGATTTATGGGTATTATCACGTTATAATAGGACACTTAAGACCATAAAGGACGCTATGGAAAGCTACAAGGTACACGAATTAGCAAATTTGATTATGCAATTCATTGAAGATGATTTGAGTAGGTTCTATTTACGTCTTGCAAGAAGAAGAGCGTGGATAGAAGGCGAAGATATGACTAAAACTGCAATGTATACGGTTTTATATAATATTTTAAAGGGTTCTATTATATTGCTATCTAGTATTATTCCTCATATAGCAGAAGAAGTATATCAGAACTTCGTTGTTAACCCTAAACCTAGCGTTTCTATGGAGGACTTACCAATTCCGGACGAGAAATATATAAACGAAGAACTGGAGAGAGCCATAAATAAGGCTAAGGAAATAGAAGAGGCCGGGCTTAATGCTAGAGCTAGGGCTGGGATAAAGTTAAGATGGCCTTTAAAGATCGCTTACGTTTTCCTGGAGGACGAAAAAGAACTAAAAAGTCTGAATGAGATTAAAGCTGTACTATCATCAATTTTGAATGTTAAAGATCTACAATTTTATCCTATTACACATTATAAGGAATTTAGCAGCTTCAAAGTAGAACCTAATAAATCCGCTATAGGAAAGGAATTTAAGCAGCTTTCTAAATCTATAGTTAGCTATATAGAGAAGAATCAAGAAAACATAGCGAGAGATTTAGTTTCTAAAGGGTCTCATATCGTTAGCTTGGATGGCACCGAAGTAGAATTGAAGAAAAACCATGTTTCTGTATCTGAGGAAACCAAGGATGGTTTCATATCCTCTAAATTCGACGGTGGCATTATTGTAATAAATAAGGAAGTATCAAAAGAGGAAGAAGAAGAAGGAATAATAAGAGACATAATAAGAAGGATTCAATTCATGAGAAAGGAGCAAGGTTTACAGATCACCGATTTCATAGAAGTTGAAATTATGCCACCCGAGGATAAGAGGGATATTCTAACTAGATGGTCAGAATATATTAAGAACGAGGTAAGAGCTATTAGCTTAACTATAACCGAGCCAAAGTTCAATTCAAAGACTTGGAACATAGAAGAAGAACAATATTCAATTGGTATAAGAAAGGTAAAATAAACTTGATATTTATTCCTCGTAGAAAACCCTTGAATCTTGTCCTTTTTTTATCATTGTTTGATAAACGAGATCTTAGATATATAACTGAAAAATTCTCATTCATAATGAGAGTTTCTTCAATATTCAGAGTTAATGATTTGATTTGGATAGATGACGTAAAAAATAAGGACATTAATAAAATTATATGTGAACTATATAAGTATTCTATATTACCTTCATATCTAAAGAAAGATTTTCCGATAAAAAATGAACTAAAATATGCAGGCCTATTAAGTCCAGTCAATCTACCTTCTCATCCTCAACAAGCCTTGCCTTTGGAAGGCGAAGTAAGAATAGGCAGGAAAGGGAATTTCGGAATAGACGTTGATACACCTTATAACGACGGTTACTCTATGGTCATCGATTCAATAAAAAGAAGAGCGATCAGTTATCCAGATTTTACGCTATATTCAGGAGCCGCTCAGAAAATAATAGATGAAGAAGGATTTTGCTCAGCTATATCATCCTTCACGATAGTAGGCACTAGAAGTGGAAATAATCCTTTAGAACGTTACTTTGAGATAAAGAATAATTATGAGAAATTTGGTATAACATTAATAATAGGTCCACCAAAGGGCGGGATAATTAGAAAAATATCTTCCTGCAATGGAAATGAAGAAAAAGAACAATATAACAAGATAGAGTTTTACAATTTTATTCCTAAACAAGGTGTAAGAGATGTTAGAGCAGAAGAGGCTTTACTATCTTCTTTATCCATAATAAACATGATAATAAACTAATGAAAGCCACGATAGTCTTTTAAACGAGAGGAAAAAGAGATAGTGGATCATAAGAGGTAAGGCTAATGGGTCATCGTAAGTTATCTTCACCAAGACGTGGTTCCGCGGGCCTAAGACCCAGGAAAAGGTCATCAGAGTTCTTGCCAACGCCCAGAAGTTGGCCATCTATAAAAGGCAGTAATCCTACTCTGTTAGGTTTCATAGGTTATAAGGCCGGAATGACTCACGTTTATATGGTCAATGACAAGCAAAGATCAGAGACATTTGGAAAAGAGATCTTTGTGCCAGTTACAGTAATTGAAACTCCTCCAATAGTTCCAATTGCGATAAGAGCTTATACACCCAAAGGAAGTATTATAGGGGAATTTTGGGCTCAGGAACTTCCGAAAGAATTACAGCTGGAGAGAAGAATATCGCATTTTAAGTTACATGTAGAAGATAACAAGAAATCTTTAGAAAAAATAAAACAAAACTTGGAAAAAGCTGGTTATATAAGAGTAATTGCAGGATCTATGTCAAGCAAAGTAAAGTCGTTAGGCAAGAAAACCCCCGACATCTCTGAGGTACAAATAGGAGGAGGCGATATAAAGGCACAGCTTGACTATGCGTTAAATATAATAGGAAAACCAGTTGAAGTAGATTCGATTTTCAAAGTTGGTCAGCTTATCGATGTAATTGGAGTTACCAAAGGAAAAGGATTCCAAGGGGTAGTTAAAAGGTACAGCGTAGTTGAATTACCTAGGTGGCATAAACACAGAAAGGGAAGCAGAAAAGCCGGTACCAAAGGTCCATCTTTGGGCACTCCAAGCTATACCCCTCAGCCAGGGCAAATGGGATTTCACAGAAGGACTGACTATAATAAGAGGATATTGAAGATTTCAGCCGATCCTGCAGAAATAAATCCGGCTGGAGGCTTTGTCAACTATGGCCTTATAACCAGTAACTATTTAGTTATAAAAGGTTCAGTTCAGGGAGCTAAGGGTAGGCCACTTTTCTTAAGATATCCTATAAGGCCTTTCCAGTTGGCAGCAGAGGCTCCACAAATTACATATATAGACACGTTTAGTAAACAAGGGTGATTAGATGATATATCTTGAGTTATTAGAAAAGAAATCTCAAATAATTGGAAAAGAAGGAAAAGTGGAAGGGGAAATAAAGCTTCCTTTAATATTTAGCTATCCAATAAGAAACGATTTAATAAGAAGAGCATTTCATGCATCTTTTACCAAATCCTTGCAGCCAAAGGGAAGAGATCCCAATGCTGGTAGAAGAACGTCTGCAGAAAGTTTCGGAATTAACTTAGGTATGGCAAGAGTACCTAGGGTAAAGATTACTGGAGATGCAGCTCTGGCACCTAATACTGTAGGCGGAAGAGCAGCATTTCCTCCTTCTCCCAGGGAAAAGATAGTGGAGTATATAAATAGAAAAGAGATGCGAAACGCAGTGATAAGTGCTTTAAGTGCTACTGCAGATGAAAATGTAGTGAAAATGAGAGGACATAAGTTTACAGTTGCAGTTCTTCCAATAATTGTAAAGGATGAGGTGGCACAGCTATCATCAACTTCAGATGTCGAGGAATTATTAGAAAAAATTGGAATTATTGACGATATAAAAAGAGTTAAGGAAGGTACGAAGATAAGGTCTGGAAGGGGTAAAATGAGAGGTAGAAGATATAAGGAACCTATAGGTCCTTTGCTGGTAGTTCATTCACCCGAGTTACCTATAGTAAAAGCATTCAGAAATCTTCCTGGTGCAGATGTCATTACATCTAAACAAGTAAGTGTAATTCATCTAGCTCCTGGTGGACATCCCGGTAGATTAACAATTTATACGGAAAGCTCAATTACTCAACTGGAAAAGAGGTTAGGTGCATCTAAATGAACGTGATATTAAGTGCGGTAGCAGCTGAAAAAGCAATCAAATTAATCGAGTCCACTAACACTATAGTATTGGTTGTAGATAGAAAGTCTACTAAGTCTGACATTAAAAAGGAAGTAGAAGAATTGTTTAGTGTAAAAGTAGAGAAGGTAAATACTGAGATAACTCCAAGGGGAGAGAAGAGAGCTTTTGTTAGGCTTTCTCCAGAATATAAAGCCAGTGATTTAGCTGGTAAACTAGGTATATTCTAAGGTGAGATGAATGGGTAAGAGTTTACTACAACAGAGGGCAGGAAGGGGTAATATAAATTTTAGAAATCCAGGTTGGTTGAAAGTAGGGAAAGCTAGATATCCTAACATAAAGGGTCATTATATAGGTAAAGTTATAGACATTCTTCATAACCCTGGAATTGCAGCTCCTCTAGCAGAGATAAAATTAGAGAATGGGGTAAAATTCTTTACGCAAGCCGTACAAGGACTAAGGGTAGGCCAGAAAATTGAAGTAGGAGGAACTAATCCCTCTATGGGAAATATAGTAGAAGTATCTTCTTTACCTGAAGGAACTCTCGTTTGTAATATAGAAAAAAATCGTGGAGACGGAGGGAGGTATGCAAGAGTAGCCGGCGGTTATGGAATAATTATAGGAAAATCTGGTAACAAAGTTATGATAAAATTACCTTCTGACAAAATAATTGGGGTCGAATCCGACGCTAGAGCTACAGTAGGCATAGTTGCGGGAGGTGGAGTAACCGAAAAGCCAATCTTAAAGGCCGGAAACAATTACTGGAGATTCAAAGCCAAGGCGAAGAAATGGCCCCATGTTAGAGGAGTTGCAATGAACGTTGTGGATCATCCTCATGGAGGAGGTCTTCACGCTAGTGTAAGCAGACCTTCTACTGTATCTCGTAACGCTCCTCCAGGAAGAAAGGTAGGGCATATAGCTGCTAGAAGGACCGGAAGGAGGGAAAGCAAGTGAGTTTTAAATAGTTAACAGAAGGTGAGTATTTGTATGTCAATCGAAATATTGCCGGAATGGAGGAAGTTTAAATATAGAGGAAAGACCTTAGATGAGCTTATGTCTATGCCTATGGATGAATTTCTAAAGTTGCTTCCTTCTAGGCAGAGAAGATCTATAAACAGAGGTTTTACTGATGCTCAGAGAGCTCTTTTAGAGAAAATTAGAAAATACAGAAGAGAGGGAAAGAACAAGCTTATAAGAACTCATGTACGTAGCCTAGTTATATTACCTGAAATGGTTGGCTTAAGGATGGCTGTATTTAATGGAAAGGAATTTGTAGAATTTACTATAACTCCTGAAATGATTGGGCATTATTTGGGAGAATATTCAATAACGACGAAGAAGGTAGAGCATGGAGAGCCTGGCCTAAAGGCAACAAGGTCAAGCTTATTCATGGCCATGAAGGGATGATAAAAATGGGCAAGTGGATATATCCTGAACTTCAATATGAGGAATCAAAGATAGCGAAGGGTTTAGTTAGAGAAGCACCTGTGTCTATAAGAGATCTTTATAACGTATGCAAGGCAGTGAGGGGAATGGGTCTTACTGAGGCAAAGTCTTATCTACAGAATGTTATAGAAATGAAAGAAGCTGTCCCTTACTGGAGATATAATACTGGCGCTTCACACAAGCCTGGATTAGAGCAACGTTGGGGGATAAAGGCAGGCAGATATCCGCGTAAAGCGGCGAAATATGTGTTGAAGTTACTCGATAATGTTGAAGTTAATGCAAATTCAAAAGGTTTGGATACAGAAAAATTGAAGATAATTCATATAGCAGCTCATAAAGGGCTTACCCTAAAGAGGTTTATTCCAAGGGCTTTTGGTAGATCGTCCAAGAAATATAGATATACCTCAAATATTGAGGTGGTAGTAGCAGAGGTCGAGTAAAATGGTTAACGTCAGAAAGTATTTCCTTCAAAAATATATGACTAGAGTTATGGTCGATCAATATCTAGCTAAGCAGTTCTATAACGCTGAATATTCTGGAGTTGAAATAAATAGAAGTCCTATAGGTACGCGTGTAATAATCTATGCGGGAAGACCAGCTATGATAATAGGGAAAGGAGGAAGAACAATAAAACAGTTAGCTCAGATATTGGAAAAACATTACCAGATAGAGAATCCTCAAATTACCGTTACTAATGTGGAAAAGCCAGAGTTGGACGCTAGGGTTATGGCATTTAGGTTGGCAATTACTTTGGAAAAGGGTTATCATTTCAGAAGGGCCGCTTTCATTACAGTAAGAAAAATAATGAACGCAGGTGCTTTAGGTACAGAGGTAGTAATAAGCGGTAAGTTAAGCTCTGAAAGGGCACGCTACGAAAAGCTAAAGGAAGGTACTGTATATAAGAGCGGACAGAGTCTTGATTATATGGTAGATAGAGCCATAGCAATAGCTACTCTAAAGCCTGGTATATTTGGAGTAGAGGTAGTAATAACTAAGCCTCTAAATCCAATTGACAAGATGTCTTTGAACGAAGATGTTAACATGAATGAAGAAGGTGGAGAATCTCCTGCCCCTTCACAAGGCGCAATAACAGTTACAAATGTCTCCTTCATAGATAATGAAGGAGGAAATAAGAATGACGAAACAAAAACTAGAGGTGGAGAATCATGACCATAAAACCTAAAGAAATAAGAGAAATGAAGATGGAAGATATTGATAACAAAATAGCGGAATTGCAAATGGAGTTAATGAAATTAAGGTTACAATCTAAGATAGGAACGTTGAAAAATACGTCATCTATAAGAAATACTAGAAAGGATATAGCTAGGCTAATAACTATAAAAGCCGAGATGGAAAAAGCATCGAAATCACAGTCAAATGAATCCAAGCTATAATTTTGCATCTATTACTTTTATAATTTTTCTATATTTTTACTATAATAAGATTTTTATCTAGGCTTTGCTTTCGTTTTCTCATGAAATTTCTTGATGTGATAGGTTTCAAAGTGAAGATTTTATCTCATTCTGATTTTAATCTAATAGGTATATCAGGGGAAATAGTATACGAAACCCAAAAATTTCTAATTATAAAAAAGGACAACGGAAAGGAAATAATGGTCTATAAGCCAAATGGGGTCTTCCTTTTATCGTCGCAAGGAAAATCTTATATTATACGAGGGGACAAACTGCTAGGTAAACCTTGGAAAAGGTCAAAAAAGATTAGGTGATTTTATGAAGTTCTCAGAAGTAAAAGAGGTAGGCGTACAGGGGGTATCCGTTCCCTCAAATAAATGTCAAGATAATAACTGTCCCTATCATGGAACTTTAAGAGTTAGGGGCATGATAGATGAAGGGCTTTTAGTGAAATACAGAGCAAGGAACATGGGAGTCGTAGAGAGAGAATATCTTTATTATAATAGTAAGTACAAGAGGTATGAGAAAAGGAGGAGCAAGATCCACGCTCATATTCCTCCATGTCTAGACGTTAAAGAGGGAGATAGAGTTATAATTGGCGAGACTAGACAGCTAGCTAAATCTATATCATTTGTAGTTTTAGGAAAGAGGTGAAATAAATGTCGGAGAAGCTTCAAGTATTAGGTTCGAGAAAAGGTCTAACACCAGCACTGCAACATATGTCGGAGGTGACTGTAGCTGATAATAGCGGAGGAAAATTAGCTATGATAATTGGAGTTTATGGCTATCATGGTGTTCTAAGAAGGGTACCTTTTGCAAATATAGCAGATCTAGTAATGGTTTCAGTGAAAAAGGGATCTCCCGAAGTTAGGAAACAGAAGTTTAAGGCTGTAGTTATAAGGCAGCGTATGCCATTTAAGAGGCCAGACGGAACGTGGATTTCATTTGAAGATAACGCCGTTGTTATTGTAAATCCAGACGGTACTCCGAAGGGAACTGAGATCAGAGGTCCAGTGGCTAGGGAAGCTGCTGAAAGATGGCCAAAAATAGCTAGCCAAGCTACTATTGTAATTTAAGGTGAGAACTTATGGTTTCTTCAAAACCATCAAAACAGAGATCTGAGATTAGAAATGCTCCTTTACATAGAAGGAAAAACATGTTAGTTGCACCAGTGACAGATGAAATTAAATCCCAACAAGGAATTACCAGGATAAGCATAAGGAAAGGAGACACAGTGAAAGTAACGAGAGGTCAGCATGTAGGAACTGAAGGAAAAGTGGCAGTTATTGATACTAGAACTGGAAGAATAGGCATTGAAGGTTTATCAAGGAAGAAGGTTGATGGAACTCCAGTTTACGTAATGATTCATTCCTCTAAGGTTATGATAACTAAGCTTGATATGGGCGACAATAGGAGGAGAGAAAGCATAGAGAGAAAAGCTTCTGAGAGGAAGAAAACTTTAGAAAGGAAGCAAAACACTTCTACGAGTTAAAAGGTGAAAAATAGTGGTACATTTTACGAGATTTGAGGCTCCTGGATTTCTTGCTGTTAATAAGAAAGAATATAAATGGGTGGTAAGACCATCTCCTGGTCCTCATAGGGCGAGATTTAGCGTTCCTTTAGCTGTAGTACTTAGGGATCAGCTAAAAGTTGCGACTTCTATAAAGGAAGTAAAAGCTATAGTTTCGCAAGGAAAAGTTCTAGTTGACGGAAGGATAAGGAAGGATTATAGATATCCTATTGGTGTCATGGATGTGATAGCTATTCCATCAGCATCGCTTTATTTTAGAGCAATGCCACACCCCACTGATTATATAACTCTTGTTAAGATTACTTCAGAGGATGCCACTTATAAGTTAGTTAAAGTAGCCAATAAGACAACTTTAACGGGGAAGAGGACTCAACTTAATTTGGACGACGGAAGAAATATTCTAGTTAATGAAGAGAAAGCCAAGTCAATTCATACTAGAGATACTTTGAAAATAGAACTTCCAAGTCAGAATATAATAGGGCATTTGGAGATGAAGGAGGGTGCATATGGAATAATAACTGGAGGTAAAAACGTCGGCGCACATGGAAAGATTTCCTCAATAAAGAAAGCTCAATATAAGGTTGATGCCTATTCCTTAGTTACTGTGGAGAATCAGGCTGGATATAAATATGAAACTAACTTAAAGAATGTAATGGTTATAGGAGAGGAAAAACCTGAAATAAGGCTTGAGTAGAATGGCAGAGGCTCAAATTCAAACTCAAAATAAAATGCGTCAAATTAAACTGGAGAAAGTTACTGTAAACATAGGCCTAGGAGAATCTGGGGAGAGGTTGCAGAAGGCATATCAATTAGTTCAGGAATTGACAGATGTAAAGCCAGTATATACTAGGGCCAAGAAATCTATAAAAGAATTTGACGTAAGGAAGGGGACTCCTATAGGAGTTGCCGCAACGTTAAGAGGAAAGAAAGCTGAAGAATTTCTTGCTAGGGTTCTTCCAGCAATAAATAACAGAATTAAAGATAGTAGCTTTGATAGATATGGTAATGTGGCATTTGGTGTATCTGAACACGTAGTAATTCCTGGTACTCATTATGATCCTGATATAGGTATATTTGGTTTAGATGTTGCTATAACGTTCATAAGGCCTGGCTATAGAGTAGCGAGGAGACAGCGTAAGTCTGCTAGAATACCTAAGAGGCATAGAGTTACTAAAGAAGAAGTCATAGATTATTTAAAGCAGAAGTTTGGTGTTACAATAATATCGGGTGAATCATAATGGGCAAATTCAAACCTCCAGCAGAAAGAAAGTACGGAAGAGGAGTTCAGTATTGCCGTAGATGTGGAAGCACAGATTCAGTTATTCAGAAATACGGGATTTATCTTTGCCGTCAATGTTTTAGGGAAGTATCTTCTGATCTGGGTTTCAAGAAGTATTGGTGATGCAGAGTGGTGATGGTTAATCCTCTCTCGAATGCTCTAACTACGATATATAACAATGAGGCAAGAAGGCATAATCAGGCCATAATAATGCCAGGTTCAAAATTAGTTATAAATGTACTCAGAGTAATGCAAAAAGAAGGATATATAGGCGAATTTGAGCAAATAGATGATGGTAGATGGAGTAAGGTAGTCGTCCAGTTACTTGGGCGTGTAAATAAGTGTGGTCCAATAACGCCAAGATATTCTCTATCATATAGGGATATGATTAGTTTGCCAGACCATGTAAGAAAATATTTACCATCTAAAGAAATAGGAATAATTATAGTGTCGACTTCAAAGGGTATAATGTCACACAAGTTGGCAGCAGCCAATAGGTTAGGTGGTGTAGCTCTAGGCTACGTGTTCTAAAAGGTGAAAAGTCATGCAGTCAATAGTTGTAAAGGAAGAAATAGAGATTCCATCTGGAGTGGAAGTTAAGATAGACGGTAAGAAAATAACAGTTAATGGTAAAAAAGGTCAGATTGAGAGAGACTTTTCCTTTGCTAAGGAGATAGAAATATCCCTGGATGCAAATAAAGTAATTTTAATGTCGACCTTCCTAAACAGAAAGGAAAAGGCCCTTATATATTCTGTTAAGAGGCATATACTAAATATGATAGAAGGCGTAACTAAAGGCTACCGTTATTCTTTGAAGATAATATCAACTCACTTTCCTATGAGCGTGAAAGTTGTTGGAGATGAAGTTCAGATAACTAACTTGATAGGAGAAAAGGACATAAGGAGAGTTAAGATATATCCAGGAGTTAAAGTGACAGTAAAGGGAGAAGATATAACTGTAGAAGGCATAGATTTAGAAAAAGTTTCTCATGTTGCTGCAAATATAGAGACGCAGTCTAAGATAAGGGGTTTTGATAAGAGAGTATTTTCGGACGGTATCTTTTTGTATAAAAAAGAGGTGTTAAGTTAAAATGGTATCAAAAGTACTTTCCGTAAGGAGAAAAATTCAAAGATTAAGGTCAAAGTCAAGGAATAATATACCAGACTTTGTTAGGTACGACGCAGATAAATATTTTAGATTAGAAAGGCAGGAATCGTGGAGGAAACCAAGAGGAAGGGATAACAAGTCAAGGCTAAAGATAAGAGGTTTTCCTCCGTTAGCGCAACCTGGATATAGAAAACCTAAAGAAGTTCGTAATCTTCATCCCAGTGGTTTAGCTCCAGTGTTGGTTAGTAACTTAAAAGATCTAGATTCCTTACAATCAAAAGCCAATCAAGTGATAGTTATAATTTCCAGTAGCGTTGGACTTAAAAAGAGGCTTGAAATCATAAAGAAAGCTAGAGAACTTAATTTAAGGCTAGCTAATGGTGGTGTTTATGAGTAATTTAAAGGTACAAAAAAGAATAGCCGCAAGTATAACAGGAGCAGGTACAAGTAGAGTCAAAATATTGCCAGATTTCGCGGACGAGGTGGCAGAATCTTTAACTAGGTCTGATATAAAGTCCTTAATAAAGGATGGAAAAATAATAATTGAAAGAAAGAAGGGTATAAGCTCTGGGAGAAAGAAGCTAAGAAGTTACAAGAAGCATAAGAAAAGTGAAGGAAAAGGTTATGGCAGCAGAAAAGGCAGGAAAGGAGCTAGGAGAGAAGACGAGTGGGTTAATAAAATTAGAAAAATAAGAAGATACTTAAAGTGGCTAAGAGACAATGGAATAATAGATAGTCATACTTATAGAAAATACTATATGAAGGCAAAAGGAGGAGTGTTTAGGAGTCTGGCCGACGTTAGGACAACCTTAAAACAGCAGGGTCTAATAAAAGGTGACTCTCAATGAGCAAGGGCGCCAATTATAATTTAAAGTTTAGACGGAGGCAGGAGGGTAAGACAAACTATTATAGGCGTTACGTTTTCGTCTCTACTAGTGCTATAAGGGAAGTAGTGAGGCTTACTAATCAACATGTTGTAGTGCAGTTTTATGATATTGATCCTAAAGGGGATAAAGTACTAGCATCCGCACATTCAATAGAGTTAGTTAAGAAGTTCGGTTGGAAGGGCGATACTGATAACACATCAGCCGTATATCTTACGGGTTATCTAGCTGGTAAAAGGGCAGTTAAGGTAGGACTAAAGTCTGCAGTTTTAGATATAGGCATGTTTAAAGCTATAACTGGTTCTAGGATATTTTATGCA
It includes:
- a CDS encoding putative RNA uridine N3 methyltransferase, producing MFDKRDLRYITEKFSFIMRVSSIFRVNDLIWIDDVKNKDINKIICELYKYSILPSYLKKDFPIKNELKYAGLLSPVNLPSHPQQALPLEGEVRIGRKGNFGIDVDTPYNDGYSMVIDSIKRRAISYPDFTLYSGAAQKIIDEEGFCSAISSFTIVGTRSGNNPLERYFEIKNNYEKFGITLIIGPPKGGIIRKISSCNGNEEKEQYNKIEFYNFIPKQGVRDVRAEEALLSSLSIINMIIN
- a CDS encoding 50S ribosomal protein L3 encodes the protein MGHRKLSSPRRGSAGLRPRKRSSEFLPTPRSWPSIKGSNPTLLGFIGYKAGMTHVYMVNDKQRSETFGKEIFVPVTVIETPPIVPIAIRAYTPKGSIIGEFWAQELPKELQLERRISHFKLHVEDNKKSLEKIKQNLEKAGYIRVIAGSMSSKVKSLGKKTPDISEVQIGGGDIKAQLDYALNIIGKPVEVDSIFKVGQLIDVIGVTKGKGFQGVVKRYSVVELPRWHKHRKGSRKAGTKGPSLGTPSYTPQPGQMGFHRRTDYNKRILKISADPAEINPAGGFVNYGLITSNYLVIKGSVQGAKGRPLFLRYPIRPFQLAAEAPQITYIDTFSKQG
- the rpl4p gene encoding 50S ribosomal protein L4, yielding MYLELLEKKSQIIGKEGKVEGEIKLPLIFSYPIRNDLIRRAFHASFTKSLQPKGRDPNAGRRTSAESFGINLGMARVPRVKITGDAALAPNTVGGRAAFPPSPREKIVEYINRKEMRNAVISALSATADENVVKMRGHKFTVAVLPIIVKDEVAQLSSTSDVEELLEKIGIIDDIKRVKEGTKIRSGRGKMRGRRYKEPIGPLLVVHSPELPIVKAFRNLPGADVITSKQVSVIHLAPGGHPGRLTIYTESSITQLEKRLGASK
- a CDS encoding 50S ribosomal protein L23, giving the protein MILSAVAAEKAIKLIESTNTIVLVVDRKSTKSDIKKEVEELFSVKVEKVNTEITPRGEKRAFVRLSPEYKASDLAGKLGIF
- a CDS encoding 50S ribosomal protein L2 translates to MGKSLLQQRAGRGNINFRNPGWLKVGKARYPNIKGHYIGKVIDILHNPGIAAPLAEIKLENGVKFFTQAVQGLRVGQKIEVGGTNPSMGNIVEVSSLPEGTLVCNIEKNRGDGGRYARVAGGYGIIIGKSGNKVMIKLPSDKIIGVESDARATVGIVAGGGVTEKPILKAGNNYWRFKAKAKKWPHVRGVAMNVVDHPHGGGLHASVSRPSTVSRNAPPGRKVGHIAARRTGRRESK
- a CDS encoding 30S ribosomal protein S19 codes for the protein MSIEILPEWRKFKYRGKTLDELMSMPMDEFLKLLPSRQRRSINRGFTDAQRALLEKIRKYRREGKNKLIRTHVRSLVILPEMVGLRMAVFNGKEFVEFTITPEMIGHYLGEYSITTKKVEHGEPGLKATRSSLFMAMKG
- a CDS encoding 50S ribosomal protein L22, whose product is MGKWIYPELQYEESKIAKGLVREAPVSIRDLYNVCKAVRGMGLTEAKSYLQNVIEMKEAVPYWRYNTGASHKPGLEQRWGIKAGRYPRKAAKYVLKLLDNVEVNANSKGLDTEKLKIIHIAAHKGLTLKRFIPRAFGRSSKKYRYTSNIEVVVAEVE
- a CDS encoding 30S ribosomal protein S3, whose amino-acid sequence is MVNVRKYFLQKYMTRVMVDQYLAKQFYNAEYSGVEINRSPIGTRVIIYAGRPAMIIGKGGRTIKQLAQILEKHYQIENPQITVTNVEKPELDARVMAFRLAITLEKGYHFRRAAFITVRKIMNAGALGTEVVISGKLSSERARYEKLKEGTVYKSGQSLDYMVDRAIAIATLKPGIFGVEVVITKPLNPIDKMSLNEDVNMNEEGGESPAPSQGAITVTNVSFIDNEGGNKNDETKTRGGES
- the rpmC gene encoding 50S ribosomal protein L29, yielding MTIKPKEIREMKMEDIDNKIAELQMELMKLRLQSKIGTLKNTSSIRNTRKDIARLITIKAEMEKASKSQSNESKL
- a CDS encoding ribonuclease P protein subunit — translated: MKFLDVIGFKVKILSHSDFNLIGISGEIVYETQKFLIIKKDNGKEIMVYKPNGVFLLSSQGKSYIIRGDKLLGKPWKRSKKIR
- a CDS encoding 30S ribosomal protein S17; amino-acid sequence: MKFSEVKEVGVQGVSVPSNKCQDNNCPYHGTLRVRGMIDEGLLVKYRARNMGVVEREYLYYNSKYKRYEKRRSKIHAHIPPCLDVKEGDRVIIGETRQLAKSISFVVLGKR